One Chitinophagaceae bacterium C216 genomic window carries:
- a CDS encoding Retaining alpha-galactosidase, whose protein sequence is MFKKIVFSASFLLFLTTCIAQSSAVLSPDKRLKVEVAVVEGKPVYSVFYNDKQMLQPSPLGLITNEGDFSTNMKWVSQKEDVVSKKYHQDKIKKSEIDYQANVLTCTFENAKGHQISVRFQVSNNDIAFRYELPTWGERRSCVVEKEATGFKFPSYATSFLSSMMSPMTGFARTAPSYESGYEADAPLGKKTRNNQGYVFPALFKIGNDGWVLVSETGVRSLYCASHLSDPTEDTVYTVAFPDMRQNNGFGSTGAAVGLPGVTPWRTITVGANLKPIVETTIPFDVVDPLYEPSRKYEYGRSTWSWIVWQDNSMNYVDQVKYIDLAAALGYEYILIDALWDTNLGKEKMKELINYARSKNVGVFLWYNSNGAFNDAPQGPRNRMNTSIERKQEMQWLREVGVKGLKVDFFGGDKQETMRLYEDILSDANDYGLMIIFHGCTLPRGWERMFPNYVGSEAVIASEMLIFSQGVREAEAFFATLHPFIRNTVGSMEYGGVLLNKYLVRENKNRNKRLTTDGFQLATAVLFQNPVQNFGLTPNNLTDVPSFEIDFMKEVPTTWDETLYLDGYPGKYVVIARRHKNKWYIAGVNAEEQTKTLTLQLPLTPNGKYTIINDDRDGNTFIKPLTVGKNGQVKIEIQPKGGFVIR, encoded by the coding sequence ATGTTTAAAAAAATAGTATTCTCTGCATCTTTTTTATTGTTTCTAACTACTTGCATTGCACAATCATCTGCAGTGCTCAGTCCCGATAAACGGCTAAAGGTTGAAGTAGCTGTAGTAGAGGGAAAGCCTGTGTATAGTGTTTTTTATAATGATAAGCAGATGCTGCAGCCATCTCCTCTGGGTTTAATTACCAATGAAGGAGATTTTTCAACCAATATGAAATGGGTAAGCCAGAAGGAGGATGTTGTATCGAAAAAATATCATCAGGATAAAATCAAAAAATCTGAGATAGATTATCAGGCCAATGTACTCACATGTACTTTCGAAAATGCTAAAGGCCATCAAATTTCTGTAAGATTTCAAGTGAGCAATAATGATATTGCTTTCCGTTATGAACTGCCTACATGGGGTGAACGCAGGAGCTGTGTGGTAGAAAAAGAAGCTACAGGCTTTAAATTCCCTTCTTATGCAACAAGTTTTCTTTCATCCATGATGTCTCCTATGACGGGATTTGCAAGAACAGCACCTAGCTACGAAAGCGGTTATGAAGCGGATGCTCCATTAGGTAAAAAGACACGCAATAATCAGGGGTATGTTTTTCCTGCCTTATTTAAGATAGGAAACGATGGCTGGGTGCTGGTTTCCGAAACCGGAGTACGCAGCTTGTATTGTGCCTCTCATCTTAGCGATCCTACAGAGGATACCGTATATACCGTCGCTTTCCCTGATATGCGTCAGAACAACGGATTCGGATCCACAGGAGCTGCAGTAGGGCTACCCGGTGTTACACCTTGGCGTACCATTACGGTAGGAGCCAATCTGAAGCCTATTGTAGAAACCACTATTCCTTTTGATGTAGTAGATCCACTTTATGAACCATCACGTAAATACGAGTATGGCCGCTCTACCTGGAGCTGGATCGTATGGCAGGATAACAGTATGAATTATGTGGACCAGGTAAAATATATCGACCTTGCCGCAGCACTGGGCTATGAGTATATATTGATTGATGCTTTATGGGATACGAATTTGGGCAAGGAAAAAATGAAAGAGTTGATCAATTATGCTCGTTCTAAAAATGTAGGTGTATTTCTCTGGTATAATTCTAACGGTGCTTTTAATGACGCTCCACAAGGACCAAGAAACAGAATGAATACATCTATAGAAAGAAAGCAAGAAATGCAATGGCTTCGTGAGGTAGGTGTGAAAGGGTTGAAGGTTGACTTCTTCGGAGGCGATAAGCAGGAAACCATGCGGCTTTATGAAGATATTCTTTCCGATGCTAATGATTATGGGCTGATGATTATTTTCCACGGATGTACACTGCCTCGCGGATGGGAGAGAATGTTTCCCAACTATGTGGGCAGCGAAGCCGTAATCGCTTCTGAAATGCTCATCTTCTCACAAGGGGTGAGAGAAGCTGAAGCTTTCTTTGCTACGCTGCATCCGTTTATCAGAAATACGGTGGGTAGCATGGAGTATGGCGGGGTGTTGCTGAACAAATATTTAGTAAGAGAAAATAAAAATCGCAACAAACGTCTTACCACCGATGGCTTTCAACTTGCAACTGCAGTGTTGTTTCAGAATCCTGTACAAAATTTTGGACTTACACCTAATAATCTTACCGATGTACCGTCCTTCGAAATCGATTTTATGAAGGAAGTGCCTACTACTTGGGATGAAACGTTATATCTAGATGGTTATCCCGGAAAATATGTGGTAATTGCTCGTCGTCATAAAAACAAATGGTATATAGCCGGTGTAAATGCCGAGGAGCAAACTAAAACCCTCACGCTGCAGTTGCCATTAACACCTAATGGTAAATACACTATTATAAACGACGACAGGGATGGCAACACATTCATAAAACCACTTACTGTAGGAAAAAACGGTCAGGTGAAAATAGAAATACAACCTAAGGGTGGCTTTGTGATCCGATAA
- the sigW_1 gene encoding ECF RNA polymerase sigma factor SigW, with product MVSEQILIEELKRGSNEAFKTIVDTYQDMIYNTCLSIVKNEEDAEDLAQEVFVQVYQSIHTFKGESKLSTWLYRIATTKSLDHERKKKRKKRFGFIKSIFGEDAQVEVNPPDFNHPGILLDKKEKATALFKAVDKLPENQRIAFILSKIEGLSYQEISEVMETTVSAVESLLHRAKNNLRKILENSNQ from the coding sequence TTGGTGAGCGAACAAATACTAATTGAGGAGCTTAAGCGAGGAAGCAATGAGGCTTTTAAGACTATTGTAGACACTTACCAAGATATGATCTACAATACCTGCCTTAGCATCGTGAAAAATGAAGAAGATGCCGAAGATTTAGCTCAGGAGGTATTTGTACAGGTATACCAATCCATACATACCTTCAAGGGAGAGTCGAAGCTCTCCACCTGGTTATATAGGATTGCTACCACAAAATCGCTGGATCACGAACGTAAGAAAAAGAGAAAAAAACGGTTTGGATTTATAAAAAGTATTTTCGGAGAAGATGCACAAGTAGAGGTAAACCCTCCGGATTTCAATCATCCGGGCATATTGCTTGACAAAAAAGAAAAGGCCACAGCATTGTTCAAAGCCGTAGATAAATTGCCTGAAAATCAGCGAATTGCGTTTATACTAAGTAAAATTGAAGGATTAAGTTATCAGGAAATCAGTGAAGTAATGGAAACAACCGTTTCGGCAGTAGAATCGCTGCTTCACCGTGCCAAAAACAATCTAAGAAAGATATTAGAAAACAGTAACCAGTGA